The genomic segment AGCGCCTCCATGCTGATACCGCAGGCGCTGATGGCAGTGGCCGCGGTGGCGCTGGTGTACGGCGCGATCCGGCGGATCACCGGCAGTCACTACACCGGCCTGCTCGCCGGGGCCGCGCTGGCGCTGATCCCGGTCGCGGCGCTGATGTTCCGGTTCAACAATCCCGACGCCGCGATGGTGCTGCTGATGACGGCCGGCGCCTACGCCACCGTGCGGGCGCTGCAACGCGCGTCGACGCTGTGGCTCGTCCTGGCCGGGGTGGCCCTGGGCTTCGCGTTCCTGGCCAAGATGCTGGAAGGCGTGATGGTGCTGCCCGCCCTGGGGCTGGCCTATCTGGTCGCCGCACCCAATCCGATCCGCACCCGGCTCCTGCAACTCGGCGCCGCGCTGATCGCGATGCTCGCGTCCGCGGGATGGTACGTGGTGCTGACGCTGCTGTGGCCCGCCTCGAGCCGTCCCTATCTCGCGGGCTCGACCGACAACAACTTCATGAATCTGGTGCTCGGCTACAACGGGTTCGCCCGGATCCTGGGCCGCAACCGCGGTGGCGGCGGACGGGGTGCGACGCCGCCCGCGACCACGACGCAGGTGCCGGGTGCGGCCGGTCCGGCCGCGACGGCGGTTCCCGCGCCGGCCGGACGGGGTGGCGGGGGCTTCGGCGGCAATCAGGTTCGCGGCGTGGAGCGACTGTTCACCGGTGAATTCGGCTTCGAGATCGGCTGGCTGCTGCCCGCGGCGGTGCTGGCCCTGGTGCTGGTGCTGATCGCCCGGCGGCGCGCACCGCGCACCGATCTGGTCCGGGCGGGGGCGATCGTCTTCGGCGGCTGGGTGCTCGTGGACGGTCTCGTGCTCAGCTACATGAAGAATCTGGCCCATCCGTACTACACGCTGTCCATCGCGCCCGCGGTCGCCGGGATGTTCGCGATCGGCGTTCACGAGATGTGGATCAACCGGCACACCGTGTTCGGGCGGCTCGGTCTCGCCGCGCTGATCGCGCTCACGGGCGTCTGGAGCTTCGTGTTGCTGCACCGCAATGCCGGCTGGTATCCGGAACTGCGGTGGGTGATCCTGCTGGTCACGCTGTTCGCCGCGGCGCTGCTCGCGATGCCCTGGGAGCGCGGCGGATCGCGGCGGATCGCCACCGCGGCGCTCGCGCTGGGCCTGTTGGGCAGCCTCGCGGGTCAGGGGGCCTATTCGCTGGCCACCATCGGGACAGCGCACTCCGGCGGCGGGCCGACCGTGGGCCCGGCCCGTGCGGGTGGTCGCGACGGCTTCGGCGGGTTCGGGCAGTCGCAGTCGAATCCGCAGTTGTCCGCGCTGCTCGGGGCGACGAACTCCACCTGGGCGGCGGCGATCAACGGATCCTCCGCGGCGGCGGGCCTGGAGATCGAGAGCGGTAAGTCGGTGATGGCGATCGGCGGCTTCTCCGGCAGCGATCCGACGCCGACGCTGGCGCAGTTCCAGGCCGATGTGCAGGCGGGGAAGGTGACCTACTACATCGTCTCCAACCAGGGCGCGCGTGGCGGGAACGGCGGCGGTGTGCCGGACACCCGGGGCACGACTCCGGGTGACAACGGAACCGGCAACGGTGGTGCGGGCCGGGACCGGAACGGGACCACCGGTAACGCCGGAACCGGCAACGGGACGGCGGGCAACGGCACCGCAGGCAACGGCCGGACCGGCAACAGCACGCCCGGCAACAACGTCACGCCGGGTAACGCCGGAGCGGGCAACGGCACCGCGGGCAACAGCCGGACCGGCAACGGTATGCCGGGCAACGGCACCCCGGGGAACGGTGGTGGCGGGTTCGGCCGCAACCAGCACACCGACATCAGCGACTGGGTGACGGCCACCTTCACCCCGCAGCAGGTCGGCAACGCGACGGTCTACAACCTGTCCGGCCACACCGGGTAGTACTGCGAAAAAGGCCCCCGGCGCAACGAAAGTCGTTGCACCGGGGGCCTTTCGGCTTCCAGGAGCAGGCCGGATCAGGCCTGGCCGACCTCGAACCGCGCGAAGCGGGTCACGGTGACACCGGCCTCGTCCAGCAGCTGCTTCACGGTCTTCTTGCTGTCGGTGACCGACGCCTGCTCCAGCAGGACGACGTCCTTGTAGAAGCCGTTGACGCGGCCCTCGACGATCTTCGGGAGCGCACCTTCCGGCTTGCCCTCCTCGCGAGCGGTCGCCTCGGCGATGCTGCGCTCCTTCTCGACCACGTCGGCGGGCACCTCGTCGCGCGTCACGTACTTGGCCTTCAGCGCGGCGATCTGCATGGCGGCGGCACGCGCGGCCTCACCGGCCGCATCGCCGGAGCCCTGGTACTCGACCAGCACGCCGACGGCCGGCGGCAGGTCCGAGGAACGCTTGTGCAGGTAGGTCGCGACCGGGCCGTCGAACGAGACGACACGACGCAGTTCCAGCTTCTCGCCGATCTTCGCGGCGAGTTCCTGCACGACCTGGTCGGCGGTCCTGCCGTTGACGTCGACGGCCTTCAGCGCGTCGAGGTCCGTGGGGTGGACCTTGGAAGCGGCGTCGACGATATCGCCGGCGACGTTCTGGAACTCGTCGTTCTTCGCGACGAAGTCGGTCTCGGAGTTGAGCTCGATCATCACGCCGTTCTGCGCGGCGACCAGGCCCTCGGCGGTGGCGCGCTCGGCGCGCTTGCCCACGTCCTTGGCGCCCTTGATGCGGAGCACCTCGACGGCCTTCTCGAAATCGCCGTCGGTCTCCTCCAGCGCCTTCTTGCAGTCCATCATGCCGGAGCCGGTCAGCTCACGGAGCCGCTTCACATCGGCGGCGGTGTAGTTCGCCATCCTGGCGAGCCTCCTTGTAGGTTTCGGGTCCTTCGAACAACACCATGCCGACCACTTCCTAACAGGAAGGGCCGGCACGGTGAACAAAGTCGCGGTGGCGACTGCCGCTTACTCGGCGGCCGAGGCCGGCTCTTCGGCGGCCGGAGCGGCTTCCGCAGCCGGAGCAGCCTCGGGAGCCGCGGTGGCCTCGGGAGCCGGAGCAGCCTCGGGAGCCGCAGCGGCCTCGGGAGCCGGGGTGGCCTGAGCCAGCAGTTCCTGCTCCCACTCGGCGAGCGGCTCACCGGCGGCGCCGGCTTCCGGCTTGGTATCGCCGGAGGCGCGCGCGGCGCGGGCCTGCACACCCTCGGCGACCGCGGAGGCGACGACCTTGGTCAGCAGCGCGGCCGAGCGGATCGCGTCGTCGTTACCCGGGATCGGGTAATCGACCAGGTCGGGGTCGCAGTTGGTATCCAGGATCGCGATGACCGGGATGTTCAGCTTGCGAGCCTCGCCGACCGCGATGTGCTCCTTGTTGGTGTCGACGACCCAGATGGCCGAGGGCACCTTCTGCATGTCGCGGATACCGCCGAGGGTACGCTCCAGCTTGGTCTTCTCACGCGTGAGCATGAGGATTTCCTTCTTGGTGCGGCCCTCGAAACCACCGGTCTGCTCCATCGCCTCGAGTTCCTTCAGGCGCTGCAGCCGCTTGTGGACGGTCGAGAAGTTGGTGAGCATGCCGCCCAGCCAGCGCTGGTTCACATAGGGCATGCCGACGCGGGTCGCCTCGGCGGCGATGGACTCCTGCGCCTGCTTCTTGGTGCCGACGAACAGCACGGTCCCACCGTGGGCGACGGTTTCCTTGACGAACTCGTACGCCTTGTCGATGTAGGTCAGCGTCTGCTGCAGGTCGATGATGTAGATGCCGTTGCGGTCGGTGATGATGAACCGCTTCATCTTCGGGTTCCACCGACGAGTCTGGTGCCCGAAGTGTGCGCCGCTGTCGAGCAGCTGCTTCATGGTCACGACAGCCATTGCTGCGTTCCCGCCTTTCGTTGCCGGTTGATGCAGGGATCACTACGACCTCTGCCCTGGCGTCCGCGGCCGCCGGACCCGTGGGGACGGGACCAGCCGACGGCACTGTGCGCCGGACGCGCGAAGTCGGCCCGCCGAGCGGACCGCGGGATCAGTGTACGCAGACCCGGTACGACGGCATAAACGGGGTGGTCGGAGCCGCTTTATCCACAAGCCGGCAATACTCCACAGGGTAACCGTTCGCCCAGGTCGCGTACTCGGTGCGCGACGGCCGGACGCGCAGCCTGGGCGGGTGGCACACAATCTGGCGCTCGGCGCACACGGGGAAGAGCTGGCGGCGCGATTTCTGCGCGAGGCCGGGATGGAGATCATCGCGCGCAACTGGCGGTGCCGGTACGGCGAACTGGATGTGATCGCGCGCGACGGCGAGGTCACCGCCTTCGTGGAGGTGAAGACCCGGACCGGGCTGGGGTTCGGGGTGCCGGCGGAGGCGGTCACGTTCACGAAACAGCAGCGCATCCGCAGGCTGGCCCTGCTGTGGTTGAACGAACAGGACGGACCGTGGCTGCGCATCCGCTTCGACGTGGTCTCGGTCCTCGTGCCGCCGCGGGGCGAGCCGACCGTCGACCACCTGCGGGCGGTGTTCTGATGGCGCTGGGCCGGGCGCATTCGGTCGCGGTCACCGGGGTGGACGGCCAGCTGGTGGAGATCGAGGCCGACGTGGGGCAGGGCCTGCCCTCGATACATCTGGTCGGGCTGCCGGACACCACGTTGCAGGAGTCGCGCGACCGCGTCCGCGCGGCGGTGGCGAATTCCGGGGAGAAGTGGCCCGACGGCCGGGTCATCCTCGCGTTGTCCCCGGCCACCCTGCCGAAGGTCGGCAGCGTGTACGACCTGGCCCTCGCCGCCGCGGTACTCGACGCCGGCGATTCGGTCCCGGCGAAACGACTGTCGGGGACCGTACTGCTCGGCGAATTGGCGCTCGACGGCCGGGTGCGCCGGGTACGCGGCGTCCTGCCCGCGGTGCTCGCCGCCCGTAAAGCGGGCCGCACCACCGCGGTGGTGCCGGAATGCGCGCTGATGGAGGCCGGTCTGGTCGACGGCATCGCCGTACTGGGCGCGGCCACCCTGCGCGAGCTGATCGACTGGCTCCGCGGTGACGGCGAATTGCACCGGCCGGAAGGGTTGCTGCCACCGGCCGAGCGGACCGGTGGCGACCTCAGCGAGGTGGTGGGCCAGAACGAGGCGCGCTGGGCACTGGAAGTGGCCGCGGCCGGTGGCCACCACCTGCTGCTCACCGGACCGCCCGGTATCGGCAAAACCATGCTGGCACAACGCCTTCCGAGTCTGCTCCCGCCACTGACGGAGACCGAGTCGCTGGAGGTCACCGCGATCCATTCGGTGGCCGGCACGCTCTCCGGTGAGCATCCGTTGATCACCGCGCCGCCGTTCGTCGCCCCGCATCATTCGACCTCGGTCAGCGCCATGGTCGGCGGCGGAACCGGTTCGGCGCGGCCGGGGGCGGTCAGCCGGGCGCATCGGGGGGTGCTGTTCCTCGACGAGTGCGCGGAGATCAGCACGAAGGTGCTGGAGGCGTTGCGAACCCCGTTGGAGGAGGGCGAGATCCGCATCGCGCGCCGCGACGGCGTCGCTCGCTATCCGGCCCGGTTCCAGCTGATCCTGGCCGCGAATCCGTGCCCGTGCGCCCCGGCCCGCGACGTCGACTGCATCTGCGCTCCGCTCGCCCGCCGCCGGTATCTCGGCAAGCTGTCCGGTCCGCTGATGGATCGCATCGACATCTGGGTGCAGATGTACGGTCAGGCCGCCGGGGCCTTCGCCGCACAGGAGGCCGAGAGCAGCGAGGTGGTGCGGGAGCGGGTCGCGGCGGCCCGCGCCGCGGCCGTGGCGCGCTGGCGCGAGTACGGCTGGTCCACCAATGCCGAGGTGCCGGGACATGTTCTGCGCCAGCGGTTCCGGCTGCCCCGCGAATCGCTCGCACCGGTGGAGAACGCGCTGCGGCACGGCCGGATGTCGGCCCGCGGCGCCGACCGGGCGATCCGGGTCGCCTGGACCATGTGCGATCTGCGCGGCGGCGAGGTGCCGGCCGTTCAGGATGTGCTGCAGGCGTTGAACTTCCGGCAGCGGGGTGTGGCATGACCGATGATGCCGACGCCCGGCGGCTGGCGTGGGTGTACCTGTCGCGCGTGGTCGAGGGCCCGTGCCCGGCGCTGTCCGCGCTGATCGACCGCATCGGCGTGACGGAGGCCGCTCGCGCGGTACGCGAGTGCGATCTGCCGGAGTCGTTGCGGAGCGCCACCGAACTGCGGCGCGGAACCGATTGCGCGGAACGGGATCTGGATCTCGTCGCCCGGCTCGGCGGCCGGGCGCTCACCCCGGACGATGTGGAGTGGCCGAGCTGGCGGATGCTGGCGCTCGGTCAGCTGGACGCGACCCGGGACCGGAGCGCCGCCGTCCCGCTGGTGCTGTGGGTCCGCGGGCCGCTGTCGCTGCCGGATGCCACCGAGCAGGCGCTCGCGGTGGTGGGTGCCCGATGCAGCAGCGGCTACGGCGAACAGGTGGCCGCCGATATCGCGGGCGATCTGGCCGGCCAGGGCTGGACCATCGTGTCCGGCGCGGCCTTCGGCATCGACGGCACCGCCCACCGCGCCGCCCTCGCCGCCGGCGGCACGACCGTCGCGGTGCTCGGCTGCGGTGTGGACCGGCCGTATCCGGCGCAGCACGAGCGACTGCTCGCCGAGATCGCCGAGTACGGGCTGGTGGTCAGCGAATATCCGCCCGGCACCACCGCGCACAAACATCATTTCCTGGCTCGCAACCGGCTGATCGCCGCCCTGTCGGACGGGGTTCTGGTGGTCGAGGCCGGTATGCGCAGCGGCGCCCGCAACACCGTGAAATGGGCTCGCCGCCTGGGCCGTCCGGCCCTGGCGGTGCCGGGTCCGGTCACCTCCGCCGCGTCTGTGGGCTGTCACCGCATGATCCGGGAGGGCGAGGCCCTGCTCGTCACCCGCGCGGAGGAGGTCGTCGACGAGACCGGGCCCCTGCGCCTGGCGGTGCCCGACCGAGCCGTGGCCGCCGACGAAACCCCCGACGGTGACGAAGGTCTGGTCTACGCCGCCCTCCCTCAGGTCGGCTCCCGGCTGCCGGCCCATCTGGCCGCCGATTCGGGACTGCCGCTGGCCACGGTTCGCGCCGCCCTCCCGGCCCTCGAATTGGCGGGCCTCGTGGGCTCCGACCCCTCCGGCTGGTTCCGTCTCACCCGCACCGAAAGGCTCGTCCGATGATCCGAGTACATCGCCAACACCACACACCTCCGGTCGGCCGAACCGGTGCGGAGCAGGTCACCTCCGGGCTGTTCGAGCGACCGTGCACGACGCTGCCCGGCCGGGGCGGCGACGGTCTCGGGCAAATGGCCTGTGTCGCAGGGCGGCACGAGTGGGTCGGGCTCGCCGCTACCCTGCGGTCACGAGGGCTCGGTCTCGGGCGGCGACCCGGACCACGCATCGCGGCGGCCGGTGCAGGCCAGGGGCGACAGGCTTTCGGCGCGGAGACTTGCGGGTCCGGCAACGGCGGGGGACGGTGGTCGGATGGAGGAGTTGCCCGGCGAACTGGAGTCGTTGCTCGAGGAGTACGGGCAGCATCTGCTGCTGGGGCGGAACCGGTCGGACCACACGGTGCGGGCCTATCTGGGGGACGCACGGTCGTTGTTGCTGCAATTGCGAACGGAGCGCGACGATTTCGAGGTGGCGCAGATCGACCTCGCGGGATTGCGGTCGTGGCTGGCGGTGCTCTCGAAGGGCGGAGCAGCGCGCGCCACGATGGCGCGCCGGGCGTCGTCGGCGCGCACGTTCACCGCGTGGCTGCATCGCACCGGGCGCGTCGCGGTGGATCCGGGGCCACGGCTGGCGGCGGCGCGACCGCACCGGACACTGCCGGCGGTGCTGGGCCGGGAGCAGGCCAGGGAGGCCATGTCGGCCGCGGAATCCGGTGCGGCGCAGCAGGATCCGATGGCACTGCGGGATCGGCTGATCGTGGAGATGTTGTACGCGACGGGGATTCGGGTCAGCGAGCTGTGCGGCCTCGACCTCGACGACGTCGATCGGGAACGGCGGCTGGTGCGGGTGCTGGGCAAGGGTGGCAAACAACGGATGGTGCCGTTCGGGGTGCCGGCCGAGGACGCCCTGGTCGCCTGGCTGCGGCACGGCCGGCCGATCCTCGCCGGCGCGCGATCCGGCCCGGCGTTGCTGCTGGGGCGGCGCGGCGGCCGGCTCGATCAGCGGCAGGCGCGGACCGTCGTGCACGAGGTGGTGGCCGCGATACCGGGCGCGCCCGATATGGGGCCGCACGGTCTACGGCACACCGCCGCCACGCATCTGCTGGAGGGCGGCGCCGACCTGCGGATCGTGCAGGAGGTGCTCGGGCATGCCAGCATGGCCACCACCCAGCTCTACACCCATGTGTCCATCGAGCGGCTCAAGAAGGTGCACGACCAGGCGCATCCGCGCGCCTGAACCGATCAGAGGATGCCGATCGCCGGGTCACGCAGGTTCGGGGGCAGCAGCAACAACAACCGGTGGTTGATCAGGGTCAGTTGCCAATGTTCCCCGGCGGCGATGACGCGGCCGCCCTCGCGCAGCAGACCGGCCGCCTCCGGCGTCGATCGCAGCGCGTCCTCCAGGCTGTGGAACAGCACCACCGGGAAATCCGGCGAACGGCGGACCAGATCGACGTGGTACTCCGAGGCCTCGTCGAGCTGTTTGCGCAGCGCTTTGGAGTTGCGCGTCTCGATGGCGTCCTCGGCTCGGGCCCGCAGGTCGGTGAGCCGATGCCGATCCCGTTCGGTACCGATCTGGTGGACCCGCATCTCGACGTAACCGAGTCGCTCGTCGAGGTCGCGAACCAGTTCCGGCACCGCCAGCGCATCGGCGACGTCGTCCAGTTCGGCGTGCGCGTCGCGCAGGCGGTCCTCGGCGGCGACGGCCGCGTCGGGGCTGGTGTCGGAGGCGGCGACCTGTTCGTGGGCCGTGGTCAGCGTGCCCTGGCGGTCGAAGGTCTGCAGCAGTTGTTCGGCCTGCGGCGCCAGATGCGCGGAGTTGCGGAGCAGGAACAGCCGCTGCTCGATCTCGCGCAGTTGTTCCCGCAGTTGCGGCGGGGTCGGGGCCGCGACACCGTCGAGATTGATCACCGCATCCGTCTGGATCTCGACGGCGGGTACGTCGGCGACCACCGAGACCATCCCGGAGACGTCGATCTCGAAGGTGACCTCCACGTCACTGCCCATCGGCAGATCGACGGTGATATCGGCCGAGCGCACCTCCAGCATGCCCACCTGCCGATTGCGCTCGCCCCGGCTGCGCTCCCCCTCCGCGACCGGAATACGCAGCACCGCATCCAGTTCGGTGCGGCGCAGCGCCCCGGAGGTCTTGAAGGTCCGGTGCCCGAGCGCGGGCAGCGTCACCCCCTTGCGCACGACCACCGAGAATCCCCCGTCGGCATGCTGCACGCCGAGCGAATCGGCGAGACGGACACCCTCGAACTCCGGGCCGGCGCGGTGGGTGATGGTGAAAGTGCCGGGTTCCAGCGAACATTCGGTGCCGGATCCGTCGAACAGTGCGACCCGGAATCGGGAGGTCTGCCGCGGATCGATGTCGACCTCACAAGTGAAGGCGCCGTTGGCGTTCAGCGCGATCCGACCCGAGCGGAACGGCGGGCGAGCGTCCGGATTGCCCAGTTCCACCGCGTATTTCGCCCAGGGACCGACCGGATCGCCGTGCACGCGGCCGGCCACCACCGGATCGGTCACGGTCACGGTCGGCTCGTGGGTCATCTCCAGTGCGAAACCACCGGGCCTGCGGGCCGGGGCGGAGCGGCGCGGGCGCCGGACGGTGCTCGCGAACAGCGCGGCGCCGTGTGCGACCACGGTGGTCGGGTCGGCGCTGAAATCCAGTGGCGCGCCGAGGCCGATCACCGGATCCGCCAGCCGTTCCCGCAGTCCCGGGGCCAGTGTCGTGCCGCCGACCAGCAGCACCCGGTCCAGATGTTCGGTCTGCAGATCGGATTCCGCCAGCGCCGACTTGGCCAGCTCGATCGCGCGCACATAGAACGGCTCGGCGACGACGTCGAGGGCCTCGCGCGGCAGCGTGACCTCGAAGGTCTCCTCCTGCCCGTCCACCACCAATTCGATGATGAGTTCGGCCGATTCGTTCTGCGAGAGGTCGATCTTCGCCTGTTCCGCGGCCGCCTTCAGCCGGGCGAAGTTGCCCCGCCAGCGGCGGACGGATCGGGTGAAATCCTTCAGTCCCAGTTCCTGGGCGACGGCCGGGGCCAGCACCCGGTCCACCAGTGCCCAGTCGATCAGCTTGCCGCCCAGGCTGCGATCACCGGCGTGGTGCAGTACCTGGAGTTCCTCGTCGTCGCGATACAGCACGGCGGCGTCGAATGTGCCGCCGCCGAAGTCGAACACCAGCCAGCGACCGCGGCCGGCCTGCTCCCGCAAGCCGAACGCGAACGCCGCCGCGACCGGCTCCTGCACCAACGGACAGCCCTTGCCGAGCCCGGCCAGTTCCGCCGCGCGCAGGGTGGCGTTGCGCTGATTCAGCGCGAACGCGGCCGGCACGGTGATGACGGCCGCGTCGGGCGGTTCACCGAGCGCGCTCGCCACGTTGTGCCGCAACGACTTCAGCACCTCGGCCGAGAGCTGCTCCGGATTGAGTTCGACCTCGGCGCGGACGAACCGCATCGCCGTGCCCTCGTAACCCATCAACTGCTTGAACTCGGTGGCGGTGTTGTCCGGATCGGTCTCGGCACGTTTACGTGCCCGCTGCCCGACGTAGACCGTATCGGCCCGGGGCAGCCAGACCGCCGACGGTGTGGTGTCGGCATTGTCGTTGTTCTTGACGACTGTGACCCGGCCACCGGCGGCGACGGCCACCGCACTGTTGGTGGTGCCCAGATCAATTCCGACGTCGATGGTGTCGCTCACGGATTCCGGCCTCCCTCCGGTTCGGCACCGCCGGTCCGGTCGCCCGGCGGGATACCGACGATCACCTGCCCTCGCTGAATATGCCTGTCGCGGAAATAGATCGTAGGCCGCACTGTCGAGATCACAGTTTCCGCACCGACTTCCGGGTCTTCCTGATAGTCGAGCACCTCGAGGTCGCGGCCGGGATGGAAGCGCTCACCGTCGTAGTCCTGGATCTCGAGCGCGGCCGCCGCGAAGGCGTTCCGGGACCGCGTCAGATAGCGCCCGACCTGCCGCACGGTATTCGACTGCTCCGCCGCCCGCAGCTTCCGCTCGGCCCGCCACAGATTGGTCGCTGCCTCCGCCAGCGCCCGCTCGTCCACCCGTTCCCCCGACGAACCCGACCCACACCGACCCGAAGTCACCTCCGAACCCGCTGCCCCCGAGCCCTTTTCGACCACCTTCGCTTCGCCCGACACAGCTTCGCCCGACACAGCTTCGCCCGACACAGCTTCGCCCGACACAGCTTCGCCCGACACAGCTTCGCCCGACACAGCTTCGCCCGACACAGCTTCGGCCGACACAGCTTCGGCCGACACAGCTTCGGCCGACACAGCTTCGGCCGACACAGCTTCGGCCGACACAGCTTCGGCCGACACAGCTTCGGCCGACACAGCTTCGGCCGACACAGCTTCGGCCGACACAGCTTCGGCCGACACAGCTTCGGCCGACACAGCTTCGGCCGACACAGCTTCGGCCGACACAGCTTCGGCCGACACAGCTTCGGCCGACACAGCTTCGGCCGACGACGCATCCGCGCGCTGCGCGGATGCTGTCGTCGCCTCGGGCGTGATCGTCGCCTCGGGCGTGATCGTCGCCTCGGGCGTGATCGTCGCCTCAGGCGCCACAGCCTGTTGCGGCACCGCCACCGGGGCGGGTGGGTCCAGTGGTGCTATGGCGGCGACGGCGGCGGCACGTAGTACTGCTCGGGCGCGGGTCAGGAGGCTCATGAGGCACGGCCCTGGGGGGCGATGCGGTAGGCGCTGGTTGTGGTGGGCGGGGCGGGGATTCGGGTCACCGATCCGATGGGGGTGGGGAGGGAGCGGTGGTCGGGCTGCGGGGAGGAGCAGCGGGCGAGTACCAGGATCGAGAAGCCGAGAATCACGGTCACTCCGACGATGAGAAGGCTGGGGCGGAACGGTGGCCGTAGGTTGGTCAGGCTGGGGAGGCGCCTGGCCGTCGTCATCACCGGTAGGCGTTGGCGGCCGACCGGTGGCAGGGTGGCCGGCCGGCGCGCCGGATCCGGTGTCAGGGGTAGGGGCTTCGCGGGCATGGCGAGTCGGTCCAGGGTGCGGCCGGTTTCCGCGAGTTCGGCTTCCACATCGGCCAATTGGGTGCGCAACCGCTCGGCGGCGTCGGGTTCGGCGACGAGTTCCAGCGCGATGCGCAGCCAGTCGGCGGCGTGGCCGAGATTGTCCCGGCGCTGGGACAGGCCTGCGACCTGTCGCGGGTGCGGGGAGCGTGAGACCAGGCGATGCGCGCATTTGCCGAGCAGCGTGGCGGCGCGGTCGCGGATCACCGCGGTCCGGGGGTGGCGGGCGGCCGGGAGCAGGGCTTCCAGTTCCCGAGTGGCGGGGGCGATCGTGTTCTCGACGCGCTGCGCGGCGGTGCGGAAGTCGCCCAGTTCGAACATCTCGTAGGCGGCGTCCAGTGCGGTGATCGTGCTGTCGCGGATGGGGGTCGCGAGTTGTTCCATCAGCCGGTCGCGGACCGGATCGGGCATCGGCCACTCGCGTACCACGTCGTAGAGGTCCCGTTGCCACTCCGGGTGCGAAACCGCCAGTCCCAGTACCGGTTTCACCAGTACGAGGGGTAGTTCGTCGATCAGGACGGTGAGCACCGATTCGCCGAGCCGCGGGTC from the Nocardia sp. BMG111209 genome contains:
- a CDS encoding glycosyltransferase family 39 protein; protein product: METVIASLDTSTVPPQPAAPRAPGRSGKTVERAGLAALLIATAVMYLWNITINGMGNQFYAGAAWAGSRNWEALLFGSLDAGNFITVDKPPVSQWVMGLSGRIFGFSSASMLIPQALMAVAAVALVYGAIRRITGSHYTGLLAGAALALIPVAALMFRFNNPDAAMVLLMTAGAYATVRALQRASTLWLVLAGVALGFAFLAKMLEGVMVLPALGLAYLVAAPNPIRTRLLQLGAALIAMLASAGWYVVLTLLWPASSRPYLAGSTDNNFMNLVLGYNGFARILGRNRGGGGRGATPPATTTQVPGAAGPAATAVPAPAGRGGGGFGGNQVRGVERLFTGEFGFEIGWLLPAAVLALVLVLIARRRAPRTDLVRAGAIVFGGWVLVDGLVLSYMKNLAHPYYTLSIAPAVAGMFAIGVHEMWINRHTVFGRLGLAALIALTGVWSFVLLHRNAGWYPELRWVILLVTLFAAALLAMPWERGGSRRIATAALALGLLGSLAGQGAYSLATIGTAHSGGGPTVGPARAGGRDGFGGFGQSQSNPQLSALLGATNSTWAAAINGSSAAAGLEIESGKSVMAIGGFSGSDPTPTLAQFQADVQAGKVTYYIVSNQGARGGNGGGVPDTRGTTPGDNGTGNGGAGRDRNGTTGNAGTGNGTAGNGTAGNGRTGNSTPGNNVTPGNAGAGNGTAGNSRTGNGMPGNGTPGNGGGGFGRNQHTDISDWVTATFTPQQVGNATVYNLSGHTG
- the tsf gene encoding translation elongation factor Ts gives rise to the protein MANYTAADVKRLRELTGSGMMDCKKALEETDGDFEKAVEVLRIKGAKDVGKRAERATAEGLVAAQNGVMIELNSETDFVAKNDEFQNVAGDIVDAASKVHPTDLDALKAVDVNGRTADQVVQELAAKIGEKLELRRVVSFDGPVATYLHKRSSDLPPAVGVLVEYQGSGDAAGEAARAAAMQIAALKAKYVTRDEVPADVVEKERSIAEATAREEGKPEGALPKIVEGRVNGFYKDVVLLEQASVTDSKKTVKQLLDEAGVTVTRFARFEVGQA
- the rpsB gene encoding 30S ribosomal protein S2, with the protein product MAVVTMKQLLDSGAHFGHQTRRWNPKMKRFIITDRNGIYIIDLQQTLTYIDKAYEFVKETVAHGGTVLFVGTKKQAQESIAAEATRVGMPYVNQRWLGGMLTNFSTVHKRLQRLKELEAMEQTGGFEGRTKKEILMLTREKTKLERTLGGIRDMQKVPSAIWVVDTNKEHIAVGEARKLNIPVIAILDTNCDPDLVDYPIPGNDDAIRSAALLTKVVASAVAEGVQARAARASGDTKPEAGAAGEPLAEWEQELLAQATPAPEAAAAPEAAPAPEATAAPEAAPAAEAAPAAEEPASAAE
- a CDS encoding YraN family protein: MAHNLALGAHGEELAARFLREAGMEIIARNWRCRYGELDVIARDGEVTAFVEVKTRTGLGFGVPAEAVTFTKQQRIRRLALLWLNEQDGPWLRIRFDVVSVLVPPRGEPTVDHLRAVF
- a CDS encoding YifB family Mg chelatase-like AAA ATPase; this translates as MALGRAHSVAVTGVDGQLVEIEADVGQGLPSIHLVGLPDTTLQESRDRVRAAVANSGEKWPDGRVILALSPATLPKVGSVYDLALAAAVLDAGDSVPAKRLSGTVLLGELALDGRVRRVRGVLPAVLAARKAGRTTAVVPECALMEAGLVDGIAVLGAATLRELIDWLRGDGELHRPEGLLPPAERTGGDLSEVVGQNEARWALEVAAAGGHHLLLTGPPGIGKTMLAQRLPSLLPPLTETESLEVTAIHSVAGTLSGEHPLITAPPFVAPHHSTSVSAMVGGGTGSARPGAVSRAHRGVLFLDECAEISTKVLEALRTPLEEGEIRIARRDGVARYPARFQLILAANPCPCAPARDVDCICAPLARRRYLGKLSGPLMDRIDIWVQMYGQAAGAFAAQEAESSEVVRERVAAARAAAVARWREYGWSTNAEVPGHVLRQRFRLPRESLAPVENALRHGRMSARGADRAIRVAWTMCDLRGGEVPAVQDVLQALNFRQRGVA
- the dprA gene encoding DNA-processing protein DprA, yielding MTDDADARRLAWVYLSRVVEGPCPALSALIDRIGVTEAARAVRECDLPESLRSATELRRGTDCAERDLDLVARLGGRALTPDDVEWPSWRMLALGQLDATRDRSAAVPLVLWVRGPLSLPDATEQALAVVGARCSSGYGEQVAADIAGDLAGQGWTIVSGAAFGIDGTAHRAALAAGGTTVAVLGCGVDRPYPAQHERLLAEIAEYGLVVSEYPPGTTAHKHHFLARNRLIAALSDGVLVVEAGMRSGARNTVKWARRLGRPALAVPGPVTSAASVGCHRMIREGEALLVTRAEEVVDETGPLRLAVPDRAVAADETPDGDEGLVYAALPQVGSRLPAHLAADSGLPLATVRAALPALELAGLVGSDPSGWFRLTRTERLVR
- a CDS encoding tyrosine recombinase XerC translates to MEELPGELESLLEEYGQHLLLGRNRSDHTVRAYLGDARSLLLQLRTERDDFEVAQIDLAGLRSWLAVLSKGGAARATMARRASSARTFTAWLHRTGRVAVDPGPRLAAARPHRTLPAVLGREQAREAMSAAESGAAQQDPMALRDRLIVEMLYATGIRVSELCGLDLDDVDRERRLVRVLGKGGKQRMVPFGVPAEDALVAWLRHGRPILAGARSGPALLLGRRGGRLDQRQARTVVHEVVAAIPGAPDMGPHGLRHTAATHLLEGGADLRIVQEVLGHASMATTQLYTHVSIERLKKVHDQAHPRA